The following coding sequences are from one Megachile rotundata isolate GNS110a chromosome 13, iyMegRotu1, whole genome shotgun sequence window:
- the LOC143265619 gene encoding uncharacterized protein LOC143265619, giving the protein MSRPDPKNPWESLRPYRRLVDRLVREHPDFWTAILQAIHTPPSRDVAVQTVWPQMSNVGTQTEPPPPTADQATQTGEEKIIVPRARRWGEESPTSPQPSSSASRGTECWNCGATGHRYSSCPKPQEATYCYRCGRQGVSLRTCPTCAEEWKEEVPYHPTQRHLPQEAHGSSRRGKK; this is encoded by the coding sequence ATGAGTAGGCCCGACCCGAAAAACCCGTGGGAAAGCCTGAGGCCATATAGGCGCCTCGTGGACCGCCTCGTCCGAGAGCACCCCGACTTTTGGACGGCCATCCTGCAGGCAATACATACACCACCCTCAAGAGATGTAGCCGTTCAAACCGTCTGGCCGCAGATGAGCAACGTGGGGACGCAGACGGAGCCTCCCCCACCTACCGCCGACCAAGCCACTCAAACAGGCGAAGAAAAGATTATCGTACCGCGGGCCCGGCGTTGGGGCGAAGAAAGTCCTACCTCTCCGCAACCTTCCTCCAGCGCCTCAAGGGGGACCGAGTGTTGGAATTGCGGTGCTACCGGGCACAGATACTCGAGTTGTCCGAAACCGCAAGAAGCTACTTACTGTTACCGATGTGGTCGACAAGGCGTGTCGTTGCGAACCTGCCCAACTTGCGCGGAGGAGTGGAAAGAGGAGGTCCCTTATCACCCCACCCAGCGTCATTTACCACAGGAGGCTCACGGTTCTAGTCGTAGAGGAAAAAAATAG